One genomic window of Kosmotoga olearia TBF 19.5.1 includes the following:
- a CDS encoding MFS transporter, producing the protein MKLDYKKTFILGLGFFAISLTWPLYNYYIPLFLKTYIKSQFWINSIMTLDNILAITLIPVFGSLSDRTNTRFGRRMPYLLIGIPISAILFALLPQYSSFTSLMIILISFNLAMAIYRAPTVALMPDITPRPLRSKANGIINFMGGLASVLVLSVGAVLYDINKNLPFIATAILMFLALAMLYIFIKEPKNITVTTNEEQKIGLISSIKEIFVSKDKTALYILLAIFFWFVGYQGVEATFSNYSVHFLKIKESTGSIILSSFAAAFLVFAIPSGFIATKFGKKRTILVGVAGLFIVFGLLAIVRTTTSVFGMPYNVVMMLLFAIGGFFWACININSYPMVVETTTEEKVGTYTGIYYFFSSLAAILGPLIFGFFVDFLGFGSMFITAAVSFAIAFIFVFMIKSDTKTNRS; encoded by the coding sequence TTGAAACTGGATTACAAGAAAACATTCATTCTTGGGCTTGGTTTTTTTGCTATCAGTCTTACCTGGCCACTTTATAACTACTACATCCCGCTTTTCTTGAAAACCTACATCAAGAGTCAGTTCTGGATAAACTCCATCATGACTCTGGACAATATTCTGGCTATTACCCTGATTCCTGTTTTTGGAAGTCTTAGCGATAGGACAAATACCCGATTTGGAAGAAGAATGCCGTACTTGCTCATAGGTATTCCCATCTCAGCCATCCTTTTTGCTCTTTTGCCTCAATACAGTAGTTTTACTTCCCTGATGATTATCCTAATATCCTTTAACCTCGCTATGGCAATTTATAGAGCACCAACAGTTGCCCTTATGCCGGATATAACACCAAGGCCCTTGCGTAGCAAAGCCAATGGAATAATAAACTTCATGGGTGGATTGGCTTCCGTTCTGGTCCTTTCCGTCGGGGCTGTACTGTACGATATAAACAAAAATCTTCCGTTCATTGCTACTGCCATTTTGATGTTCCTTGCTCTGGCTATGCTGTACATCTTTATAAAGGAACCAAAGAACATCACCGTTACCACAAATGAAGAGCAAAAAATTGGCCTGATATCTTCAATAAAAGAGATTTTTGTCAGTAAAGACAAGACAGCTCTATATATACTTTTAGCCATATTCTTCTGGTTTGTTGGCTATCAGGGAGTGGAAGCAACTTTTAGTAATTATAGTGTTCATTTCCTCAAAATAAAAGAAAGTACCGGTTCTATAATCCTCAGCAGTTTTGCAGCAGCTTTCCTCGTCTTTGCCATCCCGAGTGGCTTTATAGCTACAAAGTTCGGAAAGAAAAGAACAATTTTAGTTGGTGTGGCAGGGCTCTTCATTGTTTTTGGACTTCTAGCAATCGTTAGAACAACAACCAGCGTATTCGGGATGCCATATAACGTAGTTATGATGCTCCTTTTTGCGATAGGCGGGTTCTTCTGGGCATGCATAAACATAAACTCTTATCCTATGGTGGTGGAAACAACAACAGAAGAAAAAGTGGGAACATACACCGGCATATATTATTTCTTCTCATCGTTAGCGGCGATACTCGGACCTCTAATATTCGGGTTTTTCGTTGATTTCTTAGGGTTTGGCTCGATGTTTATCACCGCGGCAGTCTCATTTGCAATTGCTTTTATCTTTGTTTTCATGATAAAGTCCGATACGAAAACAAATCGAAGTTGA
- the ltrA gene encoding group II intron reverse transcriptase/maturase: MRKYYSLIDKVYLEANLVKAYHKVRKNNGAPGIDGVTVQEYGENLLERIKKLSEKLRKGEYRPSPVKRVEIPKGNGKTRMLGIPTVEDRIVQQSLKEIMEPIFEEGFHPSSYGYRKGRNPHQAVEKAYAFACKYKMKYVVQLDLSQCFDTLDHEKMIDAVAERISDGKILRLIRSFLKSGVITDQYQPSEMGSPQGGVISPLLSNIYLNKFDQKMMARGIRIVRYADDILIFAKSYKSAEKYLRIAIRILEKELKLKVNKEKTRITTIDDGIEFLGFTIQKGKIRIQEKKIKRFKAKAKTLTRRNQCTPIGEIIKRLNQLLRGFSNYYKIIDWVGVFRDLMGWIRRRLRAIILRQWKTTKKLRRVMRQKGYRGEISGIRMNKWRSSRSRLVSRLLPNKYFQKIGLYDMKLSHVPLSENPILNP; the protein is encoded by the coding sequence ATGAGGAAGTACTACAGTCTTATTGACAAAGTTTATCTGGAAGCGAACCTGGTCAAAGCATATCACAAGGTGCGGAAGAACAACGGAGCACCTGGGATAGATGGAGTAACGGTTCAGGAGTATGGAGAAAACCTTCTGGAAAGGATTAAGAAACTCAGCGAAAAGTTGCGAAAAGGAGAATACCGGCCTTCACCGGTAAAAAGGGTAGAAATCCCGAAAGGAAATGGGAAGACACGTATGCTCGGGATACCGACGGTAGAGGATCGAATAGTACAACAATCGCTGAAAGAAATAATGGAACCAATCTTTGAGGAAGGATTTCATCCTTCAAGTTATGGATACAGGAAAGGAAGGAATCCACACCAGGCAGTAGAGAAAGCCTATGCCTTCGCGTGCAAATACAAAATGAAATACGTGGTACAGTTAGACCTTAGTCAATGCTTTGACACCTTAGACCACGAAAAGATGATAGACGCAGTAGCGGAAAGAATAAGCGATGGCAAAATATTGAGACTAATAAGAAGTTTCCTCAAAAGTGGAGTCATAACAGACCAATACCAACCCAGTGAGATGGGAAGTCCACAGGGCGGAGTAATAAGCCCCCTGCTATCCAACATCTATCTGAACAAATTTGACCAGAAAATGATGGCCAGAGGAATAAGGATAGTGAGATATGCAGATGACATACTAATCTTCGCAAAGAGCTACAAAAGCGCGGAAAAATATCTGAGAATAGCTATCCGAATACTGGAAAAAGAGCTGAAATTGAAGGTCAACAAAGAAAAGACGAGAATAACCACGATAGATGATGGAATCGAATTTCTTGGATTCACCATACAAAAAGGCAAAATACGAATCCAGGAAAAGAAAATAAAGAGGTTCAAAGCCAAAGCAAAAACACTCACCCGAAGAAACCAATGTACACCGATCGGAGAGATAATAAAACGACTAAACCAATTGCTGAGAGGCTTCAGCAATTACTACAAAATAATCGACTGGGTGGGAGTATTCAGAGACCTCATGGGTTGGATAAGAAGGAGATTGAGAGCCATAATCCTGCGACAATGGAAAACGACAAAGAAACTACGCAGGGTGATGAGACAAAAAGGATACAGAGGCGAAATATCCGGAATAAGAATGAACAAATGGAGAAGCTCTCGATCGCGATTGGTCAGTAGACTACTGCCTAACAAATATTTTCAGAAGATAGGGCTGTATGATATGAAGCTTTCACATGTACCACTGTCGGAGAATCCGATACTCAATCCATGA
- a CDS encoding IS256 family transposase, producing MGNFDKEAMKRLVRERKLKTTEDAENLVKELFGDIIKEMLETELEEELGYSKHDYRNKETDNSRNGYSKKTVNTSYGKIELSIPRDRKGEFEPIVVKKHQRSIASIEDQILSMYARGMTYRDIQAHLKDIYGSELSTESISRITDKIIPIVSEWRNRPLEEVYTIIYMDAIFFKVSENNQIRNKALYIAFGINLEGMKDVLGMWIAQSEGSKYWLGVLNELKNRGVKGVMFFSIDGLKGMEEAIEAVYPQAKIQRCVVHQIRYSMKFVSWKDKKKFAADLKSVYTADTREAAWNALMAFEEKWGEKYPFSIKSWKDNWESLTTYFEYPKEIRKLIYTTNPIESLNSQLRKVTKNRGVFPNDMALMKLAYLAINNITRKWTVRINEWDKILATLMIEFDWVKSYV from the coding sequence GTGGGAAACTTTGACAAAGAAGCAATGAAGAGATTGGTACGAGAGAGGAAATTAAAGACAACAGAAGACGCGGAAAATCTTGTAAAAGAATTATTTGGAGACATCATTAAAGAGATGCTGGAAACGGAACTTGAAGAAGAACTGGGCTATTCCAAGCATGACTATAGGAACAAAGAAACGGATAACTCCCGAAACGGTTATTCGAAAAAAACAGTGAATACCTCATATGGCAAAATAGAGCTTTCAATTCCCAGGGATCGAAAAGGTGAATTCGAACCAATAGTGGTTAAAAAGCACCAGCGAAGCATAGCTTCCATAGAGGACCAGATATTGTCTATGTATGCCCGGGGAATGACATACAGGGACATACAGGCACATCTTAAGGACATATACGGCTCTGAATTGTCAACTGAAAGCATAAGCAGGATAACAGACAAGATAATACCCATCGTTTCCGAATGGAGAAACAGACCCCTTGAAGAGGTATATACCATAATCTACATGGATGCTATCTTTTTCAAAGTCTCTGAGAACAACCAGATAAGAAATAAGGCTTTGTATATAGCCTTTGGGATAAATCTGGAAGGAATGAAAGATGTCCTAGGAATGTGGATAGCTCAGAGTGAAGGTTCAAAATACTGGCTTGGTGTGCTAAATGAGCTGAAAAACCGAGGTGTCAAAGGAGTGATGTTCTTTTCAATAGACGGATTAAAGGGAATGGAAGAGGCAATAGAAGCGGTATATCCCCAGGCTAAAATCCAGAGATGCGTAGTACACCAGATAAGATATTCCATGAAATTTGTATCCTGGAAAGACAAAAAGAAATTCGCTGCTGACCTGAAATCGGTATACACAGCAGACACAAGAGAAGCAGCATGGAACGCCCTTATGGCTTTTGAAGAGAAATGGGGAGAAAAGTATCCTTTCAGCATTAAAAGCTGGAAAGACAACTGGGAATCCCTCACGACCTATTTCGAATATCCCAAAGAGATTAGAAAATTGATTTACACAACCAATCCAATAGAATCCCTGAACAGCCAACTCAGGAAGGTAACAAAGAACAGAGGTGTTTTTCCCAATGACATGGCTCTCATGAAACTGGCATATCTCGCCATTAACAATATAACTAGAAAATGGACCGTGAGAATAAATGAATGGGATAAAATCCTTGCCACTTTGATGATAGAATTTGATTGGGTGAAATCCTATGTCTGA
- a CDS encoding RtcB family protein, translating to MNFYSPKLKAKFWIPVKEIEEEAMQQIRNLSEIPDVFRWIAVMPDVHPGYGMPIGCVVALKENVIPYAVGMDIGCGVVTVKTDLTADMVMKYRQQILKLFLEKIPVGFKWRKKALASDFWKREPAGPITERERKNAEKQLGTLGGGNHFIEIQKDELGNIYLTVHSGSRNLGKQVASYYDKIAREYCKKRGIKPPPGLAWLPRNSKSGRQYLAEMEFCMAFASENRRLLVASALEVMRYFFPEMKELERIETVHNYASLERHYGEKVLVHRKGAVLAKGKVIIPGSMGSPTYIAKGLCNPESFCSCSHGAGRVLGRHEAKRKLNFAEVKKDLDERNVVLMTPDKGAVIEEARVAYKDIDKVMDYQKDLVERLVKLTPLAVIKG from the coding sequence ATGAACTTTTACAGTCCTAAACTAAAGGCAAAGTTCTGGATACCCGTGAAAGAAATTGAAGAAGAGGCGATGCAGCAAATCAGGAATCTTTCGGAAATTCCAGACGTTTTTAGATGGATAGCAGTAATGCCGGATGTTCATCCGGGTTATGGTATGCCCATAGGCTGTGTAGTAGCGCTGAAGGAAAATGTTATTCCTTATGCCGTTGGTATGGATATAGGATGTGGGGTTGTTACTGTCAAAACAGACCTAACCGCAGACATGGTGATGAAATATCGCCAGCAGATACTCAAGTTATTTCTTGAAAAAATACCTGTTGGCTTCAAGTGGAGAAAAAAAGCACTCGCAAGTGATTTCTGGAAGCGAGAACCCGCCGGGCCCATCACTGAAAGGGAACGAAAAAATGCCGAAAAGCAGCTTGGAACCCTTGGAGGAGGAAACCATTTTATAGAGATTCAAAAGGATGAGCTTGGGAATATTTACCTTACAGTGCATAGCGGTTCGCGTAACCTTGGAAAACAGGTAGCGAGTTATTATGACAAAATCGCCAGGGAATACTGTAAAAAGCGGGGCATAAAGCCACCTCCCGGGCTGGCCTGGTTGCCGAGGAATAGCAAATCCGGAAGACAATATCTTGCAGAGATGGAGTTTTGCATGGCCTTCGCTTCAGAAAATCGCCGTTTGCTGGTGGCATCCGCATTAGAAGTAATGCGGTACTTTTTCCCCGAAATGAAAGAGCTGGAAAGAATTGAGACAGTTCACAATTATGCGAGTCTTGAGAGGCATTATGGAGAAAAGGTGCTTGTCCATCGAAAAGGAGCGGTGCTGGCAAAAGGTAAAGTGATAATTCCCGGTTCCATGGGGAGTCCCACCTACATAGCCAAAGGCCTGTGCAATCCTGAAAGTTTTTGTTCTTGCTCTCACGGTGCGGGAAGGGTGCTGGGCAGGCATGAAGCGAAAAGAAAGCTCAATTTTGCCGAAGTGAAGAAAGATCTGGATGAGAGAAATGTCGTTCTTATGACTCCGGATAAAGGTGCTGTAATAGAAGAAGCCAGAGTAGCTTACAAAGA